From Theileria annulata chromosome 1, complete sequence, *** SEQUENCING IN PROGRESS ***, one genomic window encodes:
- a CDS encoding DNA-directed RNA polymerase (mitochondrial precursor), putative (SMART pfam:RNA_pol (PF00940) at aa 810-1222, E()=2.70e-124), translating into MVRPIALNTANLNCIIYRNKGTTLNSLNLNKNIHNICNIQSISSLNKRNYLKSHSIHSKILKRDISSSQICFKSLDSSTQEPLKKPKSFFSIGSEVSSTETPFILDKITPIHSDESINIPNVDKDKIVEGSKDDSDVLLRNVKSVVFERAEDISKWLRTNKQSFLKNIEEQVIHLFRNAEKFSSIHGLLLADVSPDDFKSHVDSVKSISNLFSPQFIRKQKKKLYKDNDLPLLCPTQNDKTDITSETSEDVNFESVLSQKRQELIEKLSFSEALETAKVEASNLLDFKHPSELSSLSSTCTRWIQDISQFIKKDREKGGTFVIPLELEEEILATTTVKIVLQSMCFPSYTLDSRGNKGGLLKKRIQQTNSNQILISHLAIKLGDEIGKLYNNLILNNKEAENVSNLENSGKKANTDSINSIGSLEVSSDEKLEKDCNQEDFIEIKSAGNGAESNDRVVVKSSLNAVIEPLNSTNRSQKNWNSSQSAAAGGYLLNALIKSCRIELDLQTALKQYLSNYSCYVNQSMDIKTPKLITSNSSQNDSSDDSQESDSQGGGESRVGEISVRDKASVVGGKSGLGDDKLRIIMRFLNVIKKSRFNESLVEVEAFRHVLLRQGVKTFGVLEMRESCMLKLRDFVAKSLVSLAALPMVCKPKRWINATTGGSILLKHNFIRGSKLNEVKVYDLGNVFDIVNKFSQVPWIINRQMLNLIKHICSSQTDMQIKQHLPVNTTTNIMENINTSISNITSLSSNELSELSLFLRRIKIADAFANEKRLYMPLNIDFRGRMYPLSPYLNHMNDDLCRSLLLFSEKRKLGNRGLFWLKVHCSNMYGNDKISFEDRVKWVDEHIAIITELVKSPFKDFNQNFWVKADKPFQFFASCVELVRAIESNNPDEYMTHLPIQQDGTCNGLQHYAALGLDERGAKYVNLVNSEQPQDLYTHILQLIIQKVYNDLNYTNSTVSNNTLVTSGNGKLSNVESNKKYSEICVNNNILCRKVIKQTVMTICYGVTRIGAIDQVESKLKDIKKISYLSPSELRGLAAYLANKILSSISTIFSEAMSIKNWLDEISCVHNKFNIPVTWISPIGLPCEQPYCKSVTKVVRTPLQAINVSKYVSSVDKRRQKLAFPPNFIHSLDASHLMMTATEVFKHTQSFATVHDSYWIHPDKVDMMHTHIRNEFFNMHTKPILDDLHKSVLNKLQIDFRPPPKKGNFNLEHVLDSKYFFH; encoded by the coding sequence ATGGTAAGACCCATAGCCCTTAACACGGCTAATTTAAACTGTATTATATATCGCAATAAAGGAACAACCCTTAATTCACTcaatttaaacaaaaacATACAcaatatttgtaatatacaAAGTATTAGTTCCTTAAATAAAAGGAATTATCTTAAATCGCACTCAATTCactctaaaattttaaaacgTGATATATCATCATCACAAATATGTTTTAAGAGTTTGGATTCTTCCACACAGGAACCTTTGAAGAAACcaaaatcatttttttcaataGGCTCTGAAGTTTCTTCGACAGAAACTCCCTTtattttagataaaatCACTCCTATTCATAGCGATgaatctattaatattccTAATGTCGATAAGGATAAGATAGTTGAGGGTTCTAAGGATGATTCAGACGTTTTGCTTAGGAATGTTAAGTCTGTAGTATTTGAAAGAGCAGAGGATATATCAAAGTGGCTGAGAACTAATAAGCAATCCTTTCTGAAGAACATAGAGGAGCAAGTAATTCATTTGTTTAGAAATGCAGAGAAATTCTCATCAATACATGGACTTTTGCTAGCTGATGTTTCTCCAGATGACTTTAAATCACACGTTGATAGCGtaaaatcaatttcaaACCTGTTTTCTCCACAGTTTATAAGGAAACAAAAGAAGAAACTTTACAAGGATAATGATCTGCCATTACTGTGTCCAACTCAAAATGATAAAACAGACATAACATCAGAAACCTCAGAAGATGTTAATTTTGAGTCAGTTTTGAGTCAGAAAAGACAAGAGCTTATAGAGAAGCTGAGCTTTAGTGAAGCATTGGAGACAGCAAAGGTAGAAGCGTCGAATTTACTCGATTTTAAACACCCGTCTGAATTGTCATCACTTTCTAGCACTTGCACACGGTGGATTCAGGATATTTCacaattcattaaaaaGGACAGAGAGAAGGGCGGAACCTTTGTAATACCACTGGAACTGGAGGAAGAAATACTGGCAACCACAACAGTGAAGATAGTTCTCCAGTCAATGTGTTTCCCCTCATACACATTGGACTCCAGAGGTAATAAGGGTGGATTGTTGAAGAAAAGAATACAGCAAACGAATAGTAACCAGATTCTAATCTCACATTTAGCGATAAAACTAGGAGACGAAATAGGGAAACTATACaataatttgatattgAATAACAAAGAGGCAGAAAATGTTtcaaatttggaaaattcGGGTAAAAAAGCTAATACAGATTctattaatagtattggAAGTTTAGAAGTCAGCTCAGATGAAAAACTTGAAAAAGATTGTAATCAAGAGGATTTTATTGAGATAAAGAGTGCGGGAAATGGCGCTGAGAGTAATGATAGGGTGGTGGTAAAATCGAGCCTTAACGCAGTGATTGAGCCTCTGAATAGTACGAACAGAAGCCAGAAAAATTGGAATAGTTCTCAATCAGCGGCGGCTGGAGGATACCTGTTAAACGCATTAATCAAGTCATGTAGGATAGAACTTGACCTCCAAACTGCACTAAAACAGTACTTATCGAACTATTCATGCTATGTAAATCAGTCAATGGATATTAAAACACCAAAGCTTATTACTTCCAACTCAAGTCAAAATGATTCATCAGATGATAGTCAAGAAAGTGATTCCCAAGGGGGTGGTGAAAGTAGAGTTGGAGAAATTAGTGTGAGAGATAAAGCTTCAGTGGTTGGTGGGAAAAGTGGTTTAGGTGATGATAAGTTGCGTATAATAATGAGATTTTTAAACGTGATTAAGAAGAGCAGGTTCAACGAATCGTTGGTGGAGGTGGAGGCATTCAGGCACGTGCTTCTGAGACAGGGCGTGAAGACCTTTGGAGTCCTTGAAATGAGAGAAAGCTGTATGCTAAAGCTAAGAGATTTTGTAGCAAAGAGCCTAGTGTCATTGGCAGCATTGCCTATGGTTTGCAAGCCTAAAAGATGGATTAATGCAACAACAGGAGGATCGATACTGCTGAAGCATAACTTTATAAGAGGAAGTAAACTGAACGAAGTTAAGGTTTATGACCTGGGAAATGTGTTTGATATAGTAAACAAATTCTCACAAGTGCCTTGGATAATTAATAGACAAATGCTAAACCTTATTAAACACATTTGTAGCAGCCAAACTGATATGCAAATAAAGCAACACCTGCCAGTAAATACAACGACGAATATTATGGAAAACATCAACACCAGTATCTCTAACATTACAAGTTTGAGTAGTAACGAGTTGAGTGAGCTTTCACTGTTTTTGAGGAGAATTAAGATAGCAGATGCGTTCGCAAATGAAAAGAGGTTGTATATGCCGTTGAACATCGATTTCAGAGGAAGAATGTACCCATTGTCGCCGTACCTAAACCACATGAACGACGACCTTTGCAGAAGCCTGCTACTCTTTTCAGAAAAAAGAAAGCTGGGAAATAGAGGACTTTTCTGGCTTAAGGTGCACTGCAGTAATATGTACGGAAACGACAAGATAAGCTTTGAAGATAGGGTTAAATGGGTTGATGAACACATCGCGATAATCACAGAGCTTGTAAAGAGTCCGTTTAAGGATTTTAACCAGAATTTCTGGGTTAAAGCGGATAAACCATTCCAGTTCTTTGCGTCATGTGTTGAACTAGTGAGGGCAATAGAGTCAAATAATCCAGATGAGTACATGACGCATCTGCCAATACAACAAGACGGTACATGTAACGGATTACAACACTACGCAGCTTTGGGGTTAGATGAAAGAGGAGCAAAATACGTCAACTTGGTGAATTCTGAGCAACCACAGGACCTCTACACTCACATACTACAACTAATTATACAGAAGGTATATAATGATCTTAACTATACTAACAGTACAGTGAGTAACAACACCCTAGTAACTAGTGGAAATGGTAAGCTAAGTAACGTAGAGTCTAATAAAAAGTATAGCGAAATTTGTGTGAACAACAATATACTGTGCAGAAAAGTAATAAAGCAGACGGTGATGACGATTTGTTACGGAGTAACGAGGATCGGAGCAATAGATCAGGTGGAGTCAAAGTTGAAGgatataaagaaaatttcatatttatcaCCATCGGAACTCAGAGGACTTGCAGCTTACTTGGCCAACAAAATACTCTCGAGCATTTCAACAATCTTCTCCGAGGCAATGTCCATCAAAAATTGGCTCGACGAGATCAGCTGTGTCCATAACAAGTTCAACATTCCAGTCACCTGGATAAGCCCGATAGGACTCCCATGTGAACAGCCGTACTGCAAGTCGGTAACCAAGGTTGTTAGGACGCCTTTGCAGGCAATAAACGTTTCAAAGTATGTTAGTTCAGTTGATAAAAGGAGACAGAAGTTGGCATTCCCACCCAACTTCATCCACTCACTCGACGCCTCACACCTCATGATGACTGCAACTGAGGTTTTCAAACACACTCAGAGCTTCGCGACAGTTCATGACAGTTACTGGATCCACCCTGACAAGGTCGACATGATGCACACCCATATTCGAAACGAGTTTTTCAACATGCACACGAAACCGATACTGGACGATTTGCACAAATCTGTTCTAAACAAACTTCAAATCGATTTTAGGCCGCCTCCTAAGAAAGGAAATTTTAATCTCGAACACGTACTAGATagtaaatatttttttcacTAA
- a CDS encoding replication factor C subunit (RPC2) (Tap821d03.p1c.C.cand.86 - score = 30.85;~SMART AAA (SM00382) at aa 39-175, E()=1.96e-10), which translates to MGVTKDVPWVEKYRPKKISDVIFQTQAVSIMEQIIETFNMPHMIFHGPPGTGKTSAALAMARQIYGLEGMRERVLELNASDERGIDVVRDRIKTYTRINISNNRVNPETNRVMPNYKMIILDEADMITADAQAALRRVIENYSSISRFILICNYLHKIIGPIYSRCSVFHFKPIETNSQIDRLKYICNQEGITFDPKFLTTISSGDMRKSITILQVILGSTACLYNEITENAIYSVSGKPPKRVVESIFEVCRRPEGDVESVCKQIVHDGWDISSIFQQICEYVVESDSIGDIEKSKISLELANRDFALLQGGSQYFQLASACFHIKNTITGGTPS; encoded by the exons atggGAGTCACAAAGGACGTGCCCTGGGTTGAAAAATACCGTCCTAAAAAAATATCTGATGTCATCTTCCAGACCCAAGCAGTTTCAATAATGGAGCAAATCATAGAAACTTTTAAC ATGCCTCATATGATATTCCACGGACCTCCTGGAACTGGGAAAACCTCAGCAGCACTTGCTATGGCAAGACAAATTTATGG tcTGGAAGGGATGAGAGAACGTGTTTTGGAACTTAATGCATCAGATGAAAGAG GAATCGACGTTGTTAGGGATAGAATTAAGACATACActagaattaatatttcaaataaCAGAGTTAATCCTGAGACTAACAG AGTAATGCCTAACTATAAAATGATCATACTGGACGAGGCTGACATGATCACAGCGGACGCCCAGGCTGCACTTAGACGGGTGattgaaaattattctaGCATCTCGCGCttcatattaatttgtaactACCTCCATAAAATCATCGGACCAATTTACTCAAGGTGCTCAGTGTTTCACTTCAAACCAATCGAAACAAACTCGCAAATCGATAGACTTAAGTACATCTGCAACCAAGAAGGGATCACTTTTGACCCGAAG TTTTTAACAACCATATCATCAGGAGATATGAGGAAAAGTATTACAATTCTACAGGTAATTTTGGGA TCAACGGcttgtttatataatgaGATCACAGAGAACGCGATTTACAGCGTTTCAGGG AAGCCGCCGAAAAGGGTCGTGGAAAGCATTTTCGAAGTTTGCAGAAGACCAGAAGGAGAT GTGGAGTCCGTGTGTAAGCAGATAGTTCATGACGGATGGGATATTTCATCAATATTCCAACAG atTTGCGAATATGTAGTTGAGAGTGACTCCATCGGAGACATAGAGAAGTCGAAAATTTCACTGGAATTGGCAAATAGAGATTTCGCACTCCTTCAAG gAGGATCTCAGTATTTTCAGCTTGCTTCCGCATGTTTTCACATCAAAAACACAATAACTGGGGGTACACCATCCTAA
- a CDS encoding uncharacterized protein (Tap821d03.p1c.cand.5 - score = 32.12), producing the protein MTLSEVKNSKIWTVDPVFQNGEFEDSKVESEMESVVESDQIQGSTSNVIREYTDRIIKSIKESLSFCVNTENIANISLLDLCVQNEQINRIKVDLNKFHENVSLSERLVEKYVSTIGWICSSVKWSNGVKLDIEESDEKLNELAKSFSDSHPFDESNLDSDFRDIPPTNEPVNDFFSTATRGLSSLVNNMKKNKAKTDLLSSVIMHQNNELEKINSSAQNLRDRVSSMNSLLKS; encoded by the exons atgacACTAAGTGAAGttaaaaatagtaaaatttgGACAGTTGACCCTGTTTTTCAGAATGGCGAGTTTGAAGATTCCAAAGTCGAATCCGAAATGGAATCTGTTGTGGAATCCGACCAAATTCAAGGATCCACTTCAAAT gtGATTCGTGAGTATACTGATCGTATAATAAAGAGTATTAAAGAATCGCTTTCATTTTGTGTAAACACAGAAAATATTGCtaatatttcattactGGACCTTTGCGTTCAAAACG AGCAAATAAATCGCATTAAAGTTGACCTGAACAAGTTCCACGAGAATGTTTCACTGAGTGAGAGACTTGTGGAAAAGTACGTTAGCACCATTGGGTGGATTTGCTCCTCAGTTAAGTGGAGTAACGGTGTTAAGCTTGACATCGAGGAGAGCGATGAGAAACTAAATGAGCTTGCTAAGTCATTTAGTGATTCACATCCTTTTGACGAATCTAACTTAGATTCAGACTTTCGTGATATTCCTCCAACCAATg aGCCTGTGAATGACTTTTTCTCCACCGCCACTCGTGGCCTTAGTTCACTAGTTAACAAT atgaagaagaaCAAGGCCAAAACTGACCTGTTGTCCAGTGTAATAATGCATCAGAACAACGAACTTGAGAAGATCAACTCCTCTGCTCAGAACCTCAGGGATAGAGTTTCTAGCATGAACTCACTTTTGAAAAgttaa
- a CDS encoding uncharacterized protein (SMART 1 transmembrane domain at aa 233-255;~1 probable transmembrane helix predicted for TA16245 by TMHMM2.0 at aa 233-255), with product MTPRNILSYKCRNNYLYNFYDNLLNRHGRSFGSIVKYTNCSSSPIFNSNSKNDEINCLNKLSLRFYGNVGRDWLPKRNQYTKYRITKPWTSDSVYDDIFLSEPSKEDFYPFTKEMPVFLKFLNLLTAAQNRKEVFIDFVKRCENGLVVEKDVYLTKDELLECMWANGYSNSEMNAFKFAFPSDYKFHYPELAVLFELNEEDCYKYCVKERASNPEELVELKLKKPTNLVSSYGLVFLGCWFALSNAVLGNAWFFAKTLPFGAVFYLLASYFQKWLKEYFWKEENALIEKVKQEKEYCEDAIYSQLRKYLEDSKCVDYVESFKSEVVNRMEQYKKALLVRMKNEASNLMKERLNNMAHHEASISSSLEKNMVNELVKLFLETFSTSPEMKTDALSSSIMELKGEYNKLDDPLFKFFNDNLGQFQAGTRKKRTQTSTNEGGDTFVDRCNRLFQQKEQEFLNTFTVTPEEFKEVSSLARLCKSNQGFNLDKLSPDQRTKLDNLYLNLSQKMGYYVPTVPNLSVQGLPLTPTTSDESDSFLHKELSEKLDLVRTSRLHDFLGQFV from the exons atGACGCCTAGAAATATCCTTTCATATAAATGTCGaaacaattatttgtataatttttacgacaatttattaaatcgTCATGGAAGATCATTCGGTTcaattgtaaaatatacaaactGTTCTTCTTCTCccatttttaattctaattctaaaaatgatgaaatcaattgtttaaataaattatccTTAAGGTTTTATGGAAATGTTGGAAGGGATTGGCTTCCGAAACGAAACCAATATACAAAATACCGTATCACGAAGCCCTGGACCTCTGACAGCGTCTACGATGATATATTCCTCTCAGAACCTTCaaa GGAGGACTTTTACCCTTTCACCAAGGAGATGCCTGTGTTCTTGAAGTTCCTTAACCTTTTAACTGCAGCTCAGAACAGAAAGGAGGTTTTCATAGACTTTGTAAAGAg GTGTGAAAATGGGCTCGTGGTTGAGAAGGACGTTTACTTGACTAAGGATGAACTTTTGGAATGTATGTGGGCAAACGGATACTCGAATTCTGAAATGAACGCATTTAAATTTGCGTTCCCTAGCGATTACAAGTTTCACTATCCAG AGTTGGCCGTGTTGTTTGAGTTGAACGAGGAGGACTGCTACAAGTACTGTGTAAAGGAACGTGCTAGTAACCCTGAGGAGTTGGTAGAGTTGAAGCTTAAGAAACCAACAAACCTTGTGTCCAGTTATGGACTCGTGTTCTTAGGATGCTGGTTCGCACTTTCCAACGCAGTTCTTGGAAATGCATGGTTTTTTGCCAAGACTCTTCCATTTGGAGCTGTGTTCTACCTTCTTGCCTCGTACTTTCAGAAATGGCTCAAGGAGTACTTTTGGAAGGAGGAAAACGCACTAATTGAAAAGGTTAAACAGGAAAAAGAATATTGTGAAGATGCAATCTATTCACAATTAAGAA AGTACTTGGAGGATTCAAAATGCGTTGATTACGTTGAGAGTTTTAAGTCGGAGGTGGTTAATAGAATGGAGCAATATAAAAAGGCACTTCTGGTTAGAATGAAAAATGAAGCCTCAAATCTCATGAAGGAACGCCTCAATAATATGGCACATCATGAAGCCTCAATTTCAAGCTCATTAGAAAAG AATATGGTAAATGAGCTGGTTAAGTTGTTTTTGGAGACCTTTTCCACAAGCCCTGAAATGAAAACTGATGCATTATCCTCATCAATAATGGAGCTCAAGGGCGAATACAACAAGCTTGACGACCCTCTGTTCAAGTTCTTTAATGATAACCTCGGTCAATTTCAAGCA GGTACAAGGAAAAAGAGAACCCAGACGTCAACCAATGAAGGAGGCGATACCTTTGTTGATAGGTGTAACAGACTTTTTCAACAAAAGGAGCAGGAATTTTTAAACACCTTCACAGTCAC aCCTGAGGAGTTCAAGGAGGTTTCAAGTCTAGCTAGGCTTTGCAAATCTAACCAGGGCTTCAACCTTGATAAACTAAGCCCTGATCAAAGGACAAAATTGGACAACCTGTACCTAAATCTGTCCCAAAA GATGGGTTATTACGTTCCCACTGTCCCAAATTTATCAGTTCAGGGTTTACCTTTGACTCCCACTACTTCAGACGAATCTGACTCATTTCTCCACAAAGAA CTTTCTGAAAAACTTGATCTTGTCAGGACATCGAGGCTACATGATTTCTTAGGtcaatttgtttaa
- a CDS encoding uncharacterized protein (Tap821d03.p1c.C.cand.89 - score = 20.47;~SMART 1 transmembrane domain at aa 309-328;~1 probable transmembrane helix predicted for TA16125 by TMHMM2.0 at aa 309-328;~Signal peptide predicted for TA16125 by SignalP 2.0 HMM (Signal peptide probability 0.688, signal anchor probability 0.010) with cleavage site probability 0.371 between residues 23 and 24), whose translation MYSLLFFYLYYSFIGFSCKLVSSADFTLNLDQKSSNDQLLVNHTYHYGIASIEFFTQPGYHAVSVVQGKLPVWTAAHDERVDEAVLYFGTEALSLLYLNVTEGGTSMYKYFVKVKGKWAEVLEPVANFFVDIDRTAYTSDELDTFALDIMTKYNRDMLTQHLLFPQSYNFVIEPIDYCSLDIQNPSRYSIMKQTMIGAIFSYIFTPKIDFGFSKVTYDGHVLWSTDTNRVLCSSVWTYFKGDFDTLILVSLYDFVSKKAAFLHFKKTDSLIVASSERDFQRQIVKMTSAEYDEKDIKSYINGYLTERDFAFILSPILAIVVILTALIITH comes from the coding sequence ATGTATTctcttttatttttttatttatactatagtTTTATCGGATTTTCTTGTAAATTAGTTTCAAGCGCTGATTTCACCTTGAATTTGGACCAAAAGAGTTCCAATGACCAATTGCTAGTTAATCATACATACCATTATGGCATAGCTTCGATAGAATTCTTCACTCAGCCAGGCTACCACGCAGTTTCAGTGGTTCAGGGGAAGTTACCAGTGTGGACAGCGGCCCACGATGAGCGAGTAGATGAGGCAGTGCTTTACTTTGGAACAGAAGCACTTTCACTCTTATATTTAAACGTTACAGAAGGAGGAACTTCTATGTATAAATACTTCGTCAAAGTTAAGGGGAAATGGGCCGAAGTGCTCGAACCAGTGGCAAACTTCTTCGTCGACATTGATAGAACAGCATACACGTCAGATGAACTTGATACCTTTGCATTGGATATCATGACAAAGTATAACAGAGATATGCTTACAcaacatttattatttcctCAATCGTACAACTTCGTTATTGAACCTATCGACTACTGCTCTCTAGATATTCAAAACCCATCCAGATACTCCATCATGAAACAGACCATGATTGGAGctatattttcatatatttttacacCGAAGATCGACTTCGGGTTCAGTAAGGTGACTTATGACGGCCACGTTTTATGGTCTACTGACACGAATCGCGTTTTGTGTTCTTCAGTGTGGACTTACTTCAAGGGCGATTTTGACACTCTGATTCTAGTATCGCTGTACGACTTTGTATCAAAAAAAGCTGCATTCTTGCACTTTAAGAAGACAGACTCTTTAATAGTTGCCAGCTCTGAACGTGACTTCCAGAGGCAAATCGTTAAAATGACGTCCGCCGAGTACGATGAAAAGGATATTAAGAGTTACATCAACGGTTATCTTACAGAACGTGATTTCGCCTTCATTTTATCCCCAATACTTGCCATTGTGGTTATACTCACCGCATTAATAATTACACACTAG
- a CDS encoding uncharacterized protein (Tap821d03.p1c.C.cand.88 - score = 47.10;~SMART RING (SM0184) at aa 685-729): MSETSQKITLTGSLRRMFKQSTTALTIRHIKDVRLLCGISELLATGKCRKIYLYETHDPEIVLYVLSAISTVRNVLSRLHIDIWNTDYKKLINLLSESLNAQSETLEHLTIKCRFPNEYLTQAIQILPNKLKVLDLSENRVLICYFRITTKASMVALVSYIETSELECVRLVNCNIKPETLGYFVNLMFEIESPFSLRTIEGVDLSECKEIPKNVRLCLKEPACVTRKRQMNYKDYSKISRYDTSVQFIDHLRNAIFMKRLVGLIVRVWWPPTEDDNRTAFSGRFWPAKVLMVNPIDLVVVVLYDNDEVDHVPCKFVQPLNPFKYGGGYTDNYSYHLLGSTHPRTNSKSNEFKTHNEILNFKHKNSYDNSFGETDRESNVDSSDLLKTPETLNTDHYKTNINNIVKRSSISGYSVSSVTTRYEEGFLCRNCGYNNNPDYAINHDVNLDSVEKSLGLDDKFGGNLLVPGEFCEFRDPLDKFRNDPSDYIAVVRKVNKTEPLYECVCIYLDNNEVITLHSNDVRRAVVIPWYNWVSLSFKILTDRRINNDGLTPNRYQLGDPNSGINTLNNNIVNSNNIKECINSNFYYLKRLDLAELDEFCPKNPLEMKLVDMNSYLIPITQEVKSHPKLTSNQKCYRNHFIVDVSSGKDEETLKIKSLMEYNETLQRELQAERNKNNELQSKFKCILCFETEINCMLDPCSHFSFCHEYVFLFKKFSRCAKNLKNCPVCRQKISKFKILNLT; the protein is encoded by the exons ATGAGTGAAACGTCGCAGAAGATTACACTTACAGGTAGTCTTCGCAGGATGTTTAAGCAAAGTACAACCGCCCTAACAATTCGACATATAAAAGATGTACGTCTTTTGTGTGGGATTTCTGAACTTCTTGCGACCGGGAAATGTAGGAAAATATACCTGTATGAGACCCACGACCCGGAAATCGTTCTCTATGTTTTGTCTGCAATATCCACCGTAAGAAATGTTCTTTCAAGACTCCACATTGATATCTGGAACACAGACTACAAGAAGCTCATTAACCTGTTGTCGGAATCACTAAACGCCCAGAGTGAAACACTTGAACACCTTACGATAAAGTGCAGATTCCCAAACGAATACCTAACGCAAGCAATACAAATTCTTCCAAATAAACTTAAAGTACTAGATTTATCAGAAAATAG agtattaatttgttacTTTAGAATAACAACCAAGGCATCTATGGTTGCATTGGTATCGTATATAGAAACGAGCGAACTAGAGTGCGTCAGGCTTGTAAACTGTAACATTAAGCCTGAGACCCTCGgatattttgtaaatttaatgtttgaAATTGAAAGTCCATTCTCACTAAGAACCATTGAAG GAGTTGATCTGTCTGAGTGTAAAGAGATACCAAAGAATGTTCGATTGTGCCTAAAGGAACCAGCTTGTGTTACGAGAAAACGacaaatgaattataaagACTATTCTAAAATATCGCGATATGACACATCAGTCCAGTTTATAGATCATTTAAGGAATGCAATATTCATGAAAAGATTGGTAGGATTGATTGTAAGGGTATGGTGGCCTCCCACGGAAGATGATAACAGAACGGCATTTTCAGGACGTTTTTGGCCTGCAAAAGTTCTAATGGTGAACCCAATTGACCTTGTTGTTGTGGTTTTATATGATAATGACGAGGTTGACCACGTGCCCTGCAAATTTGTCCAGCCGTTGAACCCATTCAAGTATGGTGGTGGATATACTGATAACTACTCATACCATTTATTAGGATCAACACATCCCAGAACAAACTCCAAGTccaatgaatttaaaacacACAATgaaattctaaattttaaacataaaAATAGCTATGATAACTCCTTTGGAGAAACTGATAGGGAGTCTAATGTGGATTCCTCAGATTTACTAAAGACACCCGAAACCCTTAACACAGACCACTATAAAACtaacataaataatattgtaaaaCGTAGCTCAATTTCAGGCTACTCAGTTAGTAGCGTAACCACACGATATGAGGAGGGGTTTTTATGTAGAAACTGTGGATACAACAATAACCCTGATTACGCCATTAACCATGACGTTAATCTTGACTCAGTGGAGAAGAGTCTGGGGCTGGATGACAAGTTCGGAGGTAATCTACTGGTGCCTGGTGAGTTCTGTGAGTTCAGAGACCCTCTGGACAAGTTCAGAAATGACCCATCAGACTACATTGCAGTGGTCAGAAAAGTAAATAAAACTGAGCCACTGTATGAGTGTGTTTGTATTTACCTCGACAATAATGAGGTGATAACACTCCACAGTAACGATGTTAGAAGAGCTGTGGTCATTCCCTGGTATAACTGGGTGAGcttatcatttaaaatactcACTGATCGACGCATAAATAATGATGGATTAACTCCCAATAGATATCAACTTGGCGACCCCAACTCTGGCATTAACACCCTAAACAATAACATTGTAAACTCTAACAACATAAAAGAATGTATTAATAGCAATTTTTACTATTTGAAACGGTTAGATTTGGCTGAATTGGATGAATTTTGCCCTAAAAACCCTCTGGAAATGAAGCTTGTTGATATGAACTCTTACCTGATTCCAATTACTCAGGAAGTTAAATCACACCCAAAACTGACTAGTAACCAAAAATGTTATAGAAATCATTTTATAGTTGACGTTAGCTCTGGAAAAGATGAGGAAACTTTGAAGATAAAATCTTTGATGGAGTACAACGAGACTTTGCAGAGGGAACTTCAGGCTGAGCGGAACAAGAACAACGAACTTCAGTCAAAGTTCAAGTGTATTTTATGTTTTGAAAC GGAAATTAACTGTATGCTTGATCCTTGTTCACATTTCAGCTTCTGTCACGAGTATGTTTtcttatttaaaaaattctCTAGATGCGCTAAGAATCTCAAAAACTGTCCAGTTTGCAGACAAAAAATAAGCAAATTCAAGATATTAAACCTCACATAA